In the Glycine max cultivar Williams 82 chromosome 6, Glycine_max_v4.0, whole genome shotgun sequence genome, CATCTTTATCCATCTTTATAATTGCCTTAGCAGGGGAAAAACATAGTATATTGAAGTCAACTTTATTTGGTAGTGAAGACAACACCTAACTGTCTATGCCCAACTTATAATATCTCAAACTacacatgacaaaatcaataatccTGCATTCCTACTATTTGAATTGACATCATGTCAAAATTACATTATAAGTCTAATGACCATTACAGCATGCACCAGATGAAACAGTTAGCTCTTATGATCAATCAGACAAATAACCCTGATGCATTAAAGCATACATAGATCCTTCATCTTCATACACTACAGAAAATTACACcaaattacaatttttcttCCATTAAATTCCTAGCATGGCATTGATTTCTCTTTGAAGTTTGAAGCTAAAATTAGGAGAAAAAAGGGGAGAACTGCTGATGTATCAgcagaacttttattttctgcaTTTCTCTGATCTAAAACAGCATTACAGCAGTGAGAAAGACAAAGAGTTATTTAGCTGTTGAAGTATTTCATAAACCACATTGAAGTTACTAGTACAGTATAACCTTGTTTTATGATGTAAACACTGTTatcttaatttgaaaatcagaTGTACATTATGCATGTTTTTATCCAAAATCTATCAAATGCAGCAAAACGTTGCTGCAGCCTTGACATTTAAGTTTAAGTTGGTAAACATAACTAACCTGACGTCGAGATATTGCATTGCCATGCCCTCCTTTGCCCAAATCAATGTCTACAGGAACACCTTCTGTTGCTCGTCCAAGTAAAACCTGCAGGATGAATTGAGACATCATTAAAGCATTATCAAATatctcaaatttaatttaagtagtaaaaaaaattatcccagTACAGTGCTCTTTTCAAAGCACATTTATGTTTATAATTGCATAATTGGTTTGTCCAACTACTACTTCCTTTATAGTTTAACTTTCATCACAAAACTCACTCAATAATTTGCAAGTAGATTGCTTCCTCAAGTCAGGAACACAAtctgaataaattaataaaaaaaccaaatatttgtgtgtgtgtgtgaccaTATTTATAATGCAtgtgagatttttttaagaagttattaaaaaaaatagcatgagCTCATGATGCTTTGAGTGTTTGAAAATGAATCAGTAAAAAAGATCCCACAAATGACAAAGTTCACCAAGTAACCAGTTTACATGCTCAAATACCTCAGGTTTCTTAATATAATGCTTTGAGTGGCGACTGTACAAAATGGCAAATGCTCCATGTGAATCAATGGCTCTTTGAATACAAGAATGGGCACCTAGTTCCAGCCTCATGATAGCTCGCTTACTTTCCACATGTTGATATCTTGATACTAAATTGTAATCAGAATATATACTGTTAGGCTATGATAAAAGAAAGTACACAGCGGTAGtaacaatgaaaaattaatatgcTGTCATCTTAGTGTAAATATTGTAATCAACCCATAATCAAGGCAAATATACAAACACAAATGCATGGAGACACAATGGACATATTTGACAAAATTCCACAAATTCCATATATTATGCAACtgacttgcaaatccattatcACTTTTCCAATGAACTGGAGATCATTGGAAAGAGCATTAAAGTATTGCAACCTCTTGGAATACAAAAATGCCTCAACCCCCCTCTCCTCAAGTGCCTCACATTTCATCTTTATTCAGCAATTTGTGAAGACATCAAGTAAAAATATGGGCAACCATTAAGGAAGATAATTGAGCCCTGAGAGGCAGTCATCAGCTCAAGTAACTGATGCATGCTCCCATACCATTTAATTGGGTCATCACTTGATTTAAGGCATCTCCATATCTCTCCTccaaagggaaaagaaaaaacaaataacacaaaGTAACAGCAAATAAAATCCATGGCTGTGTTATACCTTCCTCATTATAATACGAATCCTGGTGATCATCAGGATCCAGGTCCATATCAAGTAACTGCAGGAGTGAAGAATGAATAAGTCAGAGAATGGCTATGGGTGTGAAAAGGGCAAAGTTAAATGTTGACAGAAAGATTGATGCAATACAACTTACCATTGCCTCTACGTCAGAATAAGAAGGAAGCTCCTCATCACTCTCTATATATTGCTCTTCCTCATCTAATGTTGGAGGATTTGCTACCAGCTCTGACTCAAGAACATCTGAGGATCCCAGTTCAGCACGTTGCAACTGGTAATCTTGAAGTGGCAAGGCTAAATCTTGTTCAGTCTTCATGCTAAAACCATTAGGTTGGGGATGATTTCTGAAGTCTTTAGAATCAACAGCTGATTTCTTCATGAAAGAATTTGCCACATGATTGTTTGGATCCTTTGCCAAGCCAACGTTGGTAGCTTCTTCCTTTTTATTAGCATGCAAAAAAGCATCTGTTGTGTTTGCAGCTTCATTTCCACCTAAGCCACCAGAAACAGTAACAGAACTCCTAGACACTGTGTGTGGTGCATGATTAGCAGGCAACTCACATTCTACCTTAGAACCACCAACAGGTCCTGGGAAGCAAGGAGATTCCATCATCTGAAAAGATGCATGAGATTCTACAGAGTCTTTCTTTTCtacatgcatcaaagttttacCTCTTTCACTATCTCTATGCTTAATAACAGATGAAGAAATTGGTTTATTggatactttaaaaattaattttgatgaagGGGGAAATATGACAGGAGGCACATCAAATGGTAGAAAAACGTCATCATTTTCTGGAATTTCTTGGTGCTCGGTGTTTATTGAACAGGACATACTTTCATTAATTAGATCAGGAAATTGGGGGTCTGTAGCCGCGACAGAAGATGACATTTGGAACTCTAATTTGGGAACTACTTGTAAACCACTAGAGCTTGACCCTAGGTTGTCATCCAATTCTTTGTGACATGAAACTGACTGATTTATAACATGTGCCTGTGAGGCCATTAGTGACTCTGTTTCATCCTTTTCAGAAATCTGATCTGAATTAACATCATTTGTAGAATTTTGTAGGAGTGAAGTCAGGCCACCAAAGTAAGATTTTTCAATCCCTTCTTCTCCATCAACATCCATCAGAATTTGTTCTTCCTCACTACTGAAGTGGAGGAGAGAATTGGACAGTTCTTCCAAATAAGCATCCCCACAAGCAATAGGATCACTAAAACCATCACATGGCAAATCATGTTCTTGAATGCTCTCATCTGTTCCCCAGACTGACATTTCAGGACGAGAAGATAAGTTAAATGATGTTCCACACTCTAACTCTGAATCAAATACATTGTTTTCATCAAACTCAGGACACATATTTCCAGGGTCATTGTTGATATGATTCAATGCGGACAAAGGCATTCTCTCTAAACCATCATCTCCAATCCACCCATCTATAGCCAATTCATTAGGAACATCCAAATCCTCAACAACTCCATCCAAAGGCATATTGCCTTCAAAAATCTGAGGTTCTTCCTTAAGTACACTCTTTAGCTTGGCAGGGAAATTCTCTGCAACTGCCTTGTCAACTCCATGGCAAAACACACCAGCAGCAACTCTATCAGAAGCAACATTATCATCCATCACATTTTCAGGAAAAGCATACTGAGAAGGATCAAGACTTGAAAAATGATTTGAAGTTCCACCTTCAGGCATGCAGTTTCCAGATAAAGGATCACTTCCATGCGCTGCATAATTACCATTTTCTGAATCAACTAGAAAACTTAAGTCCATGGAAGTTAACATGCTATTGCGGATTCTTTTGCGCCTAGCATAATACAAATTGCGAACACTGTCAGACTTTCTTGTAGCAGAAACAACTTTCCGTTCTTTGGAATGTCCAAACCTATAGAACTTTGATGGGAGAGGCAAAGCTGAAAGCTCTAAGTTTGTCATATTCGCCGCAGCTTCTGCAGAAATGACAGGATCATAGAGGAGAGAATACCATCGATCCTGTATCtctttaatactatattttcgAGAAAACTGCACTGCACCTTTCGCAAGCGATTCTAATGAAGCACCAGCCtgcaaattaaaaagtaaaagatcAAATTTACCTTGAACAAGAATATTGCACTTGTCTCCAAAAAGAAAaccagaagaaaataaaatatagatctATTCAATATTCAGCATGTTTGTAAACAAATTTTTTCCCTCAGAAATAAGTGATTATTAATTATCTAATACAAGTTGAACCAAATACGAACTCGATAATGTAGGAGGCAAGTATTACTATTGAGTTCAATGGTAAGAGAAATTTGGAGTGTGTTGGTATCAGACAACAAAAAGTTATAAGCTAAAGAGAGGTTTTAATTGAAACGAGAGAATGATCAAAGAAATAAATCGGAAAgtgaaagggagaagggaagaaccTCAACGGAGTTCTTGAGAAGAAGGTCGTCCTCGGAAATCCAAGGGGCGAATGAAGCGAGAGCTCCCATAGTCGCTCAACAACAGTGTCTCCGCCACCGTCACTCTCGTCTTCTTGGTTTGGTTGTGTTGCTTTGAACCCAGCCAAAACCCCTCTTGGACTTGCAACGCTCAGGCAAGGGTTTTAAGGCGCAAGAAACAAAAACCCTTCCAGCCGAGTTTATCTGTTACGTAACTATTGACCGgggtttcttttcttcttccgaGTCTTTTTTTGGGGGTAAAATTATCAATGGCCGTTTCCTTAAGATCACAACATATCtccttgcttttctttttttttttttatttgacatttaaggagtataagaaagaaaaatattttttcagaaatctaaatatttttttgaatatttatataattttttttggaaataaaagaagtattttttcttattttaaatataaggaaaaaatgataaataagattctttttttttagaaaactaaTAAAGTTAGTTAGTCACAtttaattgtattaattttaattaaaaataatttttttaacttatttttcattaaaacttAATATCAAGGATAATAAAGAGTCATTAAAATTGAAAcctcaattaattaaatgaatggtatttttaaaataataacatttttttagaaaaaaaaataataacattaaataagataaatttaattaaatttttcttatatttaagaattgAGACCaagaagaatatattttttcttatatttgatacTAGAGGAGagtatatagtattttttttactttaattatttatcatattaaataatataataaaattaacatgatatttttaccataatatttttttaaaactagaaaaaaatagattttcgTCTACCTTAATGGTAATATTGTGGTGtgaaactcaattaaaaaacattttcggggaaacatttttttccgattaatgttatttttttaaaataatatcaaacatGAAAAACCAATATTCTCATAATATTGGTCATTATAACTTTAAACTAAGACACATTGATATTGTTATGTATTGTATAATCATATAATGTCACTAACTTATTTTGTCACATAAGATTATtaggtttaattttttgttttttgccaTTAAAGTCAAAGGACctttttacaaatttgatttctttttttatttttaatttaatgtattttaaaaagacACTTTAATCCTTGATTCATTTCCAATCTTCACAATTTTAAACCTACCCCTCCTTGCGTGGAGATGGAGAGTGTTAAGTTAAATGAACTTGAAAATTTTATGGAACAGGGGGAGGGCTATATCCTCTTATGAAATTCTAGATAAGAtttccattaaaataaaaacttctcACTACCAATTAGGCtataaaagttattttcaaggataggaacatgatataataaaagcAATATAGGCTTAATCCAATTTCATATGTTTTGTGCACACCATGATATGAATCAAATAATGATAGGTGATGGTGTTAGTGGTAGCGGCAACGAAAATCTCGTGATAGTGAAAATAATGATGATATGTAATTATAGCAATTCAATGATACAATGATAAACTAGTGACAACAATGATGACGAAAGTAATATAGACTATTACAATGATAATAGTAATAATGTTAGACGGTTAGTTGTTATGGTTGTGACAACAATCATAGTGGAGAAATGACAGTGAACATAATGGTCATGATGACGTAGATAGTGGAAATAAATAATGAGATATAAGTAAATCATATCTTATTGAAGCATCAAACAATTCATTAGAGACAATATAGTTTCATATCTTTATCATGATACGACCCCTTagaagtttattttaaattattaattatttgacaaacaatttaaaattatctttaaaactaattattttgttcaataaaatatatttataaaataaaaatgtgtaaaattaatttaattttcaaataaatatttaataaaaataaaacaaatacaaatattaaaatacaagtattttaaacaatgatttttacaatgtaaaaaaataataaatggccTAAAACAATGATATATTTCATCAACTTAAAagacattatgaaatttattcacatgctaaatttttatttatgcaaagaataataaattataaattaattaaaataacatgttgAAGGTTACTCATAAAtgactgaattttattttaggtctttaataatttttttttgttttgagtttcttatatattaaaatttttgttttgaatatctGTCATTAATTGTGAGAAAGTGTTATCTTACAAATCTTTCAATCATCATTAATGATTGTGATGATATCACATCATTACATAACTGACAACAtgaactcaaaataaaaaatttaatatatcaataactcaaaataatgaaaaaaaattattaaggacctaaaatttttttatcatttaccaAAGAACCTTAACAATGTGTTTGAAtgaggaaatttaaaattttgagaaatttaaaattctaagaatttcaaatactttaattgaattttttttatttttaaaattttgtgtttgaataaaaaaattaaaattgtgaggcCGAAAGTAAataaatgcaaagagaagagaatataTGGTTGATGTGTTTACAATATGTGGAATCATAAGAGAATCGGGATATGATAGTGTACATCATCGTATCCGACCACAACATTTAGTCAACGACATGACCCAGACCCGCCACGTCGACGAGCACCTCTACCGCGTGATAGAACGGTGTTTTTTAAAGAAGAGGATCGGATTATCGGCGTAAAGAAAGAGTTGCGAGTTcgagaacaaaattttaaaaactttcaaagataaaaaagaggGCGAATGAAATACACTAACTTTATATTCTATCTATATTTACAAGTACTCATACAAAATAAGATTGTTTCTAAGAAAAGTGAATGTtctcattttaatttcaaatgaaaacaCCACGTGGTATAAAGTAGAAAATACAtcataaaaatagttaaaatataGACTTATGAAACGCTCTATAAATAATCATGCCAAAGCATTCTCAATAAAAGGAAACACATGCAACGTCATGTTTCAGGTATATGATTAGGCTAAAAAACATACAGAGATAACAGTTCATCAGTTGCAACTGAATAATTCACACATGCATATATGCGATCGACCGAGAAGAGAAGATTCGTGAGATTGTTTTGTGGTTAAGTACAAACTGCACGTACGGGTGCATAACTTAAGATATCGATCACAAGTCATATTCTTATTGAAATTTGAGTGAATGTGGTATTTCTGATTGATGAAGAGATCGAGCTGCTTAAGCTTGCGTACTAGAAAAGTAAAGGGTAAGTGGTAAGATCAGAGCCTGCTGCTCCGCTTTGGGCACTAGGATGGCTTGGCTGTAGGCTCAATGCGAACATGCGTGGACCTAAATTTGAGAATCCGATCACAGACTCGTACTCCCCTCCATTATCTATCAATGCAAAACGTGGATCTTCTGCTCTTGCatccttaaattaaattaaatacacaATAAAACAATCTCCATTCAgaatatttctttaattcaatCTACACGCCAGAGATTCGGCTAGAGGGAAAGCTGCCAAGTAAATTTGCaatatatacatacacacaTATCGAATCTACAATGCGCAAGATATATATCTTTTacgaaatgttatttttattaactataaaaatcatataacagTGTTGAGAGAAGCATTGTTAaagattttagaaagaaaaaaaagttgtgtgCGTGATTCATCATATGGGATAATTAGTAGCTATAGAATGGGAATTCCCAGAAACGAGAGTAAAGATTGatttcctacaatggtagattTATATCAGGGTTAAGCTTTGTtgagatattaattatttgtttaatttagttttggaTGTACTTATCAATATAATATACAAAATCTTATTCCTCAATACATACTACTTTCtgtgataatatataattttgactGAAGAATCAATGGAACACATGATTAACTCTacattgaaagaaacattggaagacatattattaaaagatatttgattttgaataatatctttgagaatttaatttttaattgagttcAATATGGGTGTGTGATTTATGTAAGTAATTATCTCCAGTGACATAACACCATTATTATTGTAATtgtattgttattgttgttcttACTGTGTGCGCATGTTTGTGTATGATCTAGGAAGCATTATTACATATATGACATATTAAAATCAACGAAAGCATATGCTAAAATACTTACCAAGTCACGCAGGAGTCTGTTGTGCACTTCTTTCTCGTTATTAAACtacaaaaatttcaataatCAAAAGAAGTGACGAACGAATAACCACCAAAGAAGATAATATGAGGGGAAACACGTTCactatttttacctttttcctTTGGGTGTCAATCTGATTTGTTATCACCTTATACTGTCAACAATAATTGTCACAATTAAGAAACTTGTTAGCATGGTAAGGTATAGTAATTAAGTTCGAAATCTTCAACCACTAAGGGACGTTCCTTTAAACAACCAAATTAATTTCTTGTACacgttttattataaaatttggcactaaaattaatttaaatatatacattttaatcACGTTCAGAATTTTAACACTCCTTGTTATGCCTTTTTCACAAAAATTGTTTCATACCATCCAaatacttttactttttctgTAGAATATATACTTGAGACATGTTAACGTGGACAAACAAGCAGATTAAAATTCAGCTATCCAGAGGATCGATATCTCcagattaaagaataaaaattgaacTGCTCTCGCTCCAAATACGTACGCGAACTGGAAAAAAGAACAGATCtacatttctttttaatttttgatataaAGCAAAAGAATTCATCAATGATAAATATGCTCAAATTGAGTAAATGCAGAAAAACACATATCTACACGACACGCCTTCACCAATAGAAATAAATGCTACccagaaaacaaacaaattttgtaaaatatcaaattatatgtttaattggaaatatatatatatagtttcctATGATGTCGTGGACCCATGTGGTTCTTCGTCAAATGCAAACATTGTGTGTCACGGGCAATGAATCCAAAAGAACGAAGCTAGGGGGGTCCCCAAATTTGAGCGACATTAAGTTTGATATCTCTAACCAAATAAGTGCTGCAGACACAGCATAAACAAATTTTTGAATACAAAATTGAAGATCTTTACTCGTTTTCAAATAGCATGCAGAGGGCTTCATATATAGGTTACCTCCACAGGGTAGCATGATTGCTCATGTAAAGAAAATTGATAGGAATGTACTAGCTTATCCTGATACTactctgaatttttttaaaaggaatttccttaaaaaaaatccatatttgctagttatttaatcaattagtAATGGTGGTGATGAATGTTAATCCGTTAACTTCTTAATCCTTCGTTTTAAGCGTACACAGAAAACATCACAAAATTAAGAGttaatctatttttataaaatttaaactacgTGATATGCCCCTTGTCCCTGACATGGATGCGAAAATAGCTCACACTCCCAAATCTATACTCTCATGATATGTCTCCGATACTATATATCAAGTTCTTAAtgcatatattatattaatagtttgggtaaatttttgtaaaa is a window encoding:
- the LOC100803683 gene encoding uncharacterized protein, whose translation is MGALASFAPWISEDDLLLKNSVEAGASLESLAKGAVQFSRKYSIKEIQDRWYSLLYDPVISAEAAANMTNLELSALPLPSKFYRFGHSKERKVVSATRKSDSVRNLYYARRKRIRNSMLTSMDLSFLVDSENGNYAAHGSDPLSGNCMPEGGTSNHFSSLDPSQYAFPENVMDDNVASDRVAAGVFCHGVDKAVAENFPAKLKSVLKEEPQIFEGNMPLDGVVEDLDVPNELAIDGWIGDDGLERMPLSALNHINNDPGNMCPEFDENNVFDSELECGTSFNLSSRPEMSVWGTDESIQEHDLPCDGFSDPIACGDAYLEELSNSLLHFSSEEEQILMDVDGEEGIEKSYFGGLTSLLQNSTNDVNSDQISEKDETESLMASQAHVINQSVSCHKELDDNLGSSSSGLQVVPKLEFQMSSSVAATDPQFPDLINESMSCSINTEHQEIPENDDVFLPFDVPPVIFPPSSKLIFKVSNKPISSSVIKHRDSERGKTLMHVEKKDSVESHASFQMMESPCFPGPVGGSKVECELPANHAPHTVSRSSVTVSGGLGGNEAANTTDAFLHANKKEEATNVGLAKDPNNHVANSFMKKSAVDSKDFRNHPQPNGFSMKTEQDLALPLQDYQLQRAELGSSDVLESELVANPPTLDEEEQYIESDEELPSYSDVEAMLLDMDLDPDDHQDSYYNEEVSRYQHVESKRAIMRLELGAHSCIQRAIDSHGAFAILYSRHSKHYIKKPEVLLGRATEGVPVDIDLGKGGHGNAISRRQAIIKMDKDGSFYIKNLGKSPILVNNKEVHTGQSQRLHSDCLIEVRGMPLIFEINQSRVKQYVDHISDNSQNF